The DNA segment ATaattgatatatataaaaaagtgtatACAGATAAATGTTATGTTATAAAAGTTTTCTATGCTAATAAATATGGATACTtctattataatatttatattttaaaataataattctttaaccttatataagaGAAATAGAATAAAACCAATACCCACAGAAGAAACTGAAATTATGGCTGAAGTTTTTCTACTAGTGTCTTCAGAAATAGGATTTGAATGAACATTTGACATGTGCTGATTAGTTTTATCTAATCCATGAATCATAGAAGGATTTTCTGTACTAACTCCTATCGCAGAAGATGAAAGCAAAATCTTTACTTCTTCTTCAGTTATATTATCTGCTTCGCAGGAAATTGAGAACTCCATATCTATATCATCATATGGCATTATGTGTTTAATAAAttcattacaatatttataaacatcattagcattatttttagaacatctagatatatataataatttatatgaagCCCTAGCATCTTCAAGATATTTGCAATAAtccttattatatatattatgactcataatatttttatctttatatagctctaaaaataaataataatcataaatcttttttaatCCATTAATATCGTTCAGTGATTTAACATCAAGTTCACATTCACATTCAGtacatttctttattttgttctgttGCCATATTTTAAGAAGCTGAGTTATCTGAGTATTCTTAATTCCTTTGGTTATTACTTGATCATAAAACCAgtatttcaaataaaaacaaagtttatttttatctttactTCTTTCTTCAATAGATTCATCTGATATTTTTGGTATTAGCTTTAAATTCCTCTCcagttttatataaaattcatAAGGAAACGAATCTAGAGATTCATCCCTATTAATGGCGTCACAAGAATATAAGGATTTATCAGGGTTGTCGcattctttttcaaaataattgtcataaaataatataaatcagTATTATTCAATTCATTATTCtataataaaaggaaaaaaataaaaacatatatatggtTATACATATTTGCTTAGgtattccccatttttattaagtAAAAATACAATATTACGTTtatctattaaaaaatatattttttttaaacaagaAAATGTACGTCTTGGGAAAAATCATTAAGAGTATATGTTTTTGCATTTAgatccattttatttaaaataaagtatTAATTTTAGGGTTTAATGATTAGTTTTCAGGTTTAGGTTTCAAAGATTAGGGTTTTGGGTTTTGG comes from the Plasmodium cynomolgi strain B DNA, scaffold: 0180, whole genome shotgun sequence genome and includes:
- a CDS encoding CYIR protein (putative;~vir-type antigen); translated protein: DESLDSFPYEFYIKLERNLKLIPKISDESIEERSKDKNKLCFYLKYWFYDQVITKGIKNTQITQLLKIWQQNKIKKCTECECELDVKSLNDINGLKKIYDYYLFLELYKDKNIMSHNIYNKDYCKYLEDARASYKLLYISRCSKNNANDVYKYCNEFIKHIMPYDDIDMEFSISCEADNITEEEVKILLSSSAIGVSTENPSMIHGLDKTNQHMSNVHSNPISEDTSRKTSAIISVSSVGIGFILFLLYKVKELLF